The Eubalaena glacialis isolate mEubGla1 chromosome 3, mEubGla1.1.hap2.+ XY, whole genome shotgun sequence nucleotide sequence GTATTATGAGTGCTGACTTTCAAGGGCCTTCATCATTCAGGTCTGATCTCTCCCTGTCCAGATACAAATGACCATTATTCTGGCCCCACCCAGCCACCTGGTACTTCCTGAACTTCACTGTGTACGTTCATGCTTTGGTGTTTCCATTCAAAAGCTGTGCTCTTTGTGAAGAAAGCCCGTTTCCCTGCCTTCTCCATCTGTCCAGATCCAGCCCATATGAGAAGGCTCACTCCTCCATGACATCTTCCCCCACCTCACAGATCACTGCATCTTTGATGTTTGCTTTACACCTGGGACCATCTCCCTCCTGCactccaagttcctttccctGGTCCAAACTGCTAATCCCAAAATCACACTGCACTATTTTGTACAGACCATGCCCTGTAGTGGGCAATGGGGCTTCAAAGTGGAGGGAGACCCCATCTCTACTGTAGAGGAACACCACCAAGTGGGATCAGAAGGACCAAACAGCCCTTGATAACTGATTTGCAGGCTAAGAGAGCATAGACGTTAGGTGCACTTGCACTAAAGTCAGATACACCTGACTCTGAATCTCAGGATGCCTGGAACAGAACCCTAACTACAGTGGCTTAACTAAATAGcgcatattttttttcaaatagtaaGAAGACCAAAGTAGGGCTTTCAGGACTGCTACAGAGGCTCCATAGTACATGGAGGGCCCAGGCTCCTCCTAGACTCCACTCTGCCATCCTTAGCATATGCCATCATGTTTCTTCTTTGtaccagttttctcatctataaaatgggaataactacCTTCTGTATAGGGTTGTTGTAAAAATTAAGTGAGTTGatacatgtaaagagcttagaacaGAATCTGGCACATGttaagtgttctataaatgttagttgttgttgttgttgtcattgttgttataTCCTCATGCTGAAAAAATGGCTGCTGCCCCTCTAGGCATCACATCCTCATCCCtggcaggaaaggaggaaaggcaaAGCACAAAAAGTGAGCACTGGCTGAAtccatctgttttttcttttccaatggaGGTAAAATTCATATCAtacaaaattaaccatttaaaagtgaacagttcagtggcatttaatatACTCACCATGTTGTACACCACCAACTATCTAGTTCCAAGGAACCCTTGTAGCCATTGAGCAGTTGCTGcctagcctctggcaaccaccaatcttcaTTTTGTCTCTGTGGCTTTACCTCATCTGCATAATTCCATCTATCTTTAAAGAGCTTTCCAGGAGGCCCCACCCAGCCGCTTCTGCTCATAACTCATTGGCCAGGAATGTGTCTGATTTTTGACTGAGCACATTGCTGCTCTCAACAAAATCAGCACTCGGTCATTTCATATTctaatacttactgagcacctacaatCATATTTTATTGATCCTCAGAcccatgaattcttttttttttcatgaattctTTTTACACATTAATTTTTCCAGAATAAGAATCGTCTTATATTGATAACACAGTCGGCCTTCTATATCCGCTAGTTCCACATCTGTGGGCTCTGCGTCTTTGGATTTAACGAACCACAGattgaaaatgctttttttttaaaaaattaattaattaattaatttttgggggggctgtgttggatcttcgtttctgtgctagggctttctctagttgctgtgagcgggggccactcttcatcacggtgcgcgggcctctcactgttgcggcctctcttgttgcagagcacaggctccagacgcgcaggctcagtagttgtggctcatggacctagttgctccgcggcatgggggatcttcccagaccagggttcgaacccgtgtcccctgcattggcaggcagactctcaaccactgcgccaccagggaagcccgaaaatactttttttaaaataaatttatttatttatttttggctacgttggctcttcgttgctgtgcacgggctttctttttagttgcggcgaacaggggctactcttcgttggggtgtgcaggcttctcattgcggtggcttctcttgttgcggagcacgggctctaggcacgcgggcttcagtagttgtggctcgcaggctctagagcgcaggctcagtagttgtggcgcacaggtttagttgctccgtggcatgtggtatcttcccagaccagggctcgacctgtgtcccctgcattggcaggcagattctcaacccctgcgtcaccagggaagcccctgaaaatactttttaaaaagattccagaaagttccaaaaagcaaaacttgaatttgccacatgctggcaaatatttacattgtatttacaactatttacattgtattaggtattttaAGCAATCTatgatgatttaaagtatatgggaggatgtgagtAGCTTATACACAAATACtaaaccattttatataaggtcttgagcatctgcagattttggtattcacgggggtcctggaaccaatccccacgTGGATATGAAGGGATGACTGTATCACATTTTTTAACGAAATATAATGTcaggcactcttctaggtgctggggataaatCAATAAATGAGACAGACAAAATCCCTGCCTGTGTagagctgacattctagtggtGAGGAGATAAAcaattaaatgtaataaataagAGTATTATTTAATGTGTTAGAAGATGATAACtgcttagaaaaaattaaaactagagcaAAATCAGGCCCATTTGGTAGATGGACAAGGAACTGGTTGCTGTAAtaatgtattagttatctattgccatgtaacaaattaccccagaaTTTAGGAGCTTAAAACCACAGACATGTATTATCTcagtttttgtgggtcaggaatccacaACTGGCTTATCTAGGTTGCAAACAAGATGTCAGCTGGGCTGTGGACATCCAAAAGCTGACTGGGGCTGGGGGGGGTCCACCTCTGAGATAAATCACACATATGGCTGTTGGCAAAAGGCCTTAGTTCCTCACGAGCTGTTGGCAGGaaacctcagttccttgccatgtgggcctctccactagggctgcttgagtgtcttcATGGCTTGTCAACTAACTTTCCCAGAACAAATGATTCAAGAGTGAGAGCAAGGAGAAACCCACAATATCTTCTATGACCTAGTCCTGAAAATGACACTGTCACTTCTGCTATATATTCTATTTGTTAGGAGTGAGTCACTATGTCCATCCCACATTTAAGGAGAGGGGAATTTGAGGCAGTCTCTTAAATAATTTGTGGAAATTTTTGGAAACCACTACAATTAAATGGAGTAGTCAAGAGAAAGGTAGTATCTGAGCAAAGACTCAAAGGAGGTGAGGGAATTAGACATGGAGATATGGGGTGAGGGAGCAGATTGTTCTGGCAGAGGGAAGACCTGGAGCTGTCATGGCAGAAGCTTACCTGGCATACTggtaaagaagaaagagagagtgacACTAGGAGGAAACTAGTGGCACTGCCACACTTCTTTCCTccattactagctgtgtgaccttgggaaagtcacttctctgtgaaatgggaatgatagTAACTACCCACAGGTTGATTATGGGCTTAAATAAAATACtacatgtagggacttccctggcagtgcagtggataagactctgcactcccaatacagggggcctggcttccatccctggtccgggaactagatcccgcatgtatgacgcaactaaggagccctggagctgcaacAAAGGAACCcatctgccacaactaagacccggcacaaccaaataaatatttttttaaaaatactacatgTAAGGCATCCAGTTcatgtctggtacatagtaaacactcaataaatattagctaatacTATTCTTGCTATGATCTGGTGCAGAAGCCACATTCTCATCATCTGAGCATCTAGTACAGTGGTGCAAGTCAACATCTAGGGGCTCTTGGAGGACATGGCCCTTAAGGCATCTGAAGAAATATCTCCCCTGCTCTACAACCTTGAGGAAAAGCTGCAGAAGAGATGAACTTTGCCTGCCAGTCAAAGCCTGGAGCTCAGGTCTCAGAGCAGCCTCCGGGGTTAAATGCCAAGTCTGCCAAGCTGCTCGGCGGGGTTGGGGACCCTGCTCAGCCAGGGACTGGGGAGCCAGCTCAGAGGTTCTAGAGCGAGGTCTTCCCTAGGTACCATTCCTGAGCCCTCCAGTCTCAGGCAATCTTTGCCTCGGGTGCTAGAAATGGGGCTGTCCGCAAGAGTAAAACCCCAAAGTTCTTGCCAACCAGAACCTGGGGTCTTTGAAACAAGTTGAAGCCACTTGGGGTGGATCTTTCTATAACTCCTCAAGAAGAAGGACTGGACacaaggaagaagagggaagaattGCATTCTCACTTGGAGACACAAGATGGTCCCTAGGAGCTACTAGTTCCTTCTACTGGTGACCACTGACCAGTACCCAAGTGGGTCAAGGATTAATGTGGCCCTGTCAACTCATGCCAGGTAGACTCAAGGGCTTttcccccctgctccccaccgTGGGCTCATGAAGACATGGCTTGGGGTGAAAGCAGCTTGGATCAGTGGGGACTGCCCTGCTCCAGGACTACAAATGTCCCTTCCAGCCCTCGCTCCACCACACACACCTTGTGACCTTGGCCAACTTCCTGAGTtattttctgtgcttcagttttcttctttgtcaGAAAAGATAATAACTTTCACTCTGCCTAATCTATTCATTCAGTGAATACTTAAGTCCctcctatgtgccaagcaccattctaatgCCTTAGAAATACGGCGCAGAACAAGAGAGGCAAAGCCTCTGCTctcagggggagggagagagtctTTGAAATAATGCCAAGTGGTGGTAGGTgctgaaaagaaaagcagaacagggtgaggaaatagagtgggatagaggtggtcagggaaggtcccTCTGAGGGGGGACATTTAGAAGGAGATCAGAACCAAGGGAAGGAGTGAATCCTGTGGATGTCTGAgggaagagcatcccaggcagagggaacagcatgagtcCCGAGAGATGAATGTGCCTGGGCGGTCCAAGCAGAGCAAGGAAGCAATTCATGGAAATGCTAGAAAGAAACCAGGTTCAACCAGTGCAATGCTTTCACAGCATAAGTTAGATCACGCCACTCCCCTGCCAAAGTCCTTACAGGGCCTAACAGGGCCCTTTCAAGGCCCCACATGGTCTTCTTCCCTCTGCCCTCTTtgacctcccccaccccaagcttcctctgctccagccaccctCCCTCCTGGCTGTGGCTCACACCTGCCTCCAGGATTTACCCTAACTCACGGGTTCAGAATCACCTGCAGGGCAGATGAAAATGCAGGTGACTGGGCCCCAGCCATTTCTGAttcaggtctggggtggggccccagatgtgcatttctaacaaggtcCCTGGTGATGCTGATGCCTCAGTCCCTGGTACTACAGCTTTAGCAGTACACTCCAGTTGTCCCCTCTGCTGGGACCAGTAGATACCGCGTGGCTactgccctctcctcctccaagtctttgctcaaaccTTATGGTCTCAATGAGGCCCACCCTGACCATTCTGTGCAGTACTGCACACTGCTCCCTGTACCCCCAATCTCCTCCctaatctgtttttccttttttccatagTGTCTACCACTTTCTAACATGTGAATAACTATTTTACTTAGTTTGTTGTTAACTATATGTCCCCAAGTACCCAAGAGTGGTTCTAACCCAGACCCCATGAACCCCTGAGGACTCCCTGGATCCTCCAGGGATCAGCTAACTGCCAAATTTCTATGCAATAGTTTGTGACCATGATGTCTGTAGTGctaacctaaaacaataaaacagccagTCATTTTACCAGCAAAACAGGTTTATTCAGGAGTAGCAAAGAATTGTAATTTGGGACATACAACTATGGTGAACCACACACAAGTCCAGGTAAAGCAATGGAGAGGaaactcttttatagaggaggaGGGAAGTTGGAAGTGTTGTTATAAACAAAaagtccattggaggaaactAGGAGTGTGAAGTATAGCGACTTTTCATTGGCTGActtgtgacagtctctcattggctgagctgttACCAGGcaaggagaaaaatctttcttCCTCTGCTGGAAAGTAGCGTCGCTTCCTGCTGGAGATGCAAGGTAGGTCTCTTCCTGTTAGGATCTGTATTGATGCCCCAGTGGCACCtttgtgagagctcccccttctgggcTCCCAACTCCATTTTAGTGaggtttccctttattaattttcagtcAGTAGCTTTCATTAGATTCTCAAAGGCTTACTTGATCCCCAAAGCTTGAAAACGACTTGTAGATCAATATCTGGCATAGAATGTGTGCTCAGTAATACTTGTTGACTAAATTAAAGaccttttaaaacattattcacacacacacacacacacacatttttttgaaaaaggaaaattgttCAGTGGCACATTGGCTCCCAAATGTTGGTGTCCTTAGACAACTATGTCAGAATGACagggttgctttttaaaaatagaaatttatgatTCAAAATACTCTCAGAGAGTCTGAGTCAGGGGTTTGGGTGGGGCCAGaaattcagtatttttcaaagcctcctgcttccctcccacctccacccctccagGTGAATCTGAGGTGCAGCCAGGTTTAGGAATTTCTGTGTGAAATCTTTATTGGAGAGGGACTCAGGAGACTCAGTTCCCATGTGCAGCTTTTACACTTTGCAAAAAATGTGATCACACCCATGGTCACTTGTGACCTTCTCACAAGCTCTCAGGTGACCCGGCAGGGACTACAATCTCCCTTTCACTGAGTAGAAAGCTGAGGCCCTGGGGAATCAAGTGACATCCCCTCGTGACACCCAACGGTCATACTGCCTGTGGGTGGTAGAGATACAATTAGAACTTGGGCCCCTGGCCTCTCACTCTAGGGTTCTCGCCTCTGCACAAACTGGATAAACCCAAGTTCCAGGAAATCCCAAGGACACTACCAGGGGAGGAGAGccagagaagggaggggcagaGTGGCAAACACGTGGAGGACATGGTTCAGGAAATTGTCTCCTGGCCACAAGGAAAGACTCCAGCTGCTCTAAGGACACAGGCATTCACATGCTAACTCTGGTTGTGTATGACCCCAAGACACTCACTTTCGCTTtatgtgcctcagtctccttatctgcaaaatggtgcTGATAATCCATGCCCTGTCTCCAGTAAGATGCTTGTAGAATATATAGCATTCTAACGCCCAAGTTATAACTATTCTTATCAAGGGAAGGTGCAACATCCCCCACTCAGAAGAGCTCTAGGGACAGAACTAAATCCAGCCTTTCATTCATTTGAGGtacatttttgagcacctaccatgcaccaggcattgtgctggacACTGTGCACGCAtcacctcatttaaccctcaccacAAGCCAGTGGGATTGCTGCTGTCGTtgtcccgttttacagatgaaaaaactgaagctcaggggaATGAGTTGCAATTCATTCCATCATCTGTTCATTCATCCAACTTTTACTGAAaacctgctctgggccaggctctgggctATGTGCTGAGGACATGAAGATGAACAAGTCCTTCAGGAAACAAGCCCATAAATTACTTTAATGACAACTCAGTAACATGCTTCCACAGACAAGTGAGTGAGAGCCGGAGGAGGAGCTACTGGCTCTCCTGGGATTATGGGGACGGGCAGCTGATCTTCCGCGGGACCCTGCACCACCAAGGTGCCTGTGCCCTGTGTAGAGGTAGCAATCAAGAGGCCTGGGTTCGAGTCTCGCTTCTGTCAAGGCTTTACTGTGTATTCCCAGGAAACCCCTTCTGCCGCTGAGCCTTGCTAGTTTTCTTAATCTGGAAAATTAAGAGGTTAAGAGGTTGGGCTTGTGATCCTGCAGTTCTGGGGGCCTAAACCTCTGGCTCTCCTACTCCACTTTCTGGTCCGTGCAAGCTTGGCCCCAGCCAGCCCCGAGACTAAGCGTAGGGCATCCAAGACCAGACCATTTGAAAAGTGCCAAACACCCTGCTTCCAAAGAACTCAAAGCCGGAGGCGCGGCCTGAGGTCCAAAGGGCGGAGCTCTGACAGAGGCGGGGCTGAGGCCTCCGGGAGGTGCGGCGCGACCCTCCCAGGAGCGTCTCATCCAGCCAATGAGCGCCCGGGACCGGGGCAGCCCCGCCTCTGTGTATAAGAGGGCGCCGAGTCCGGGGGCACGACGCAGAGGTCTAGCAGCCCGACTGTGTAGGTGTGCGGGGACATTTCAGACCTGAGCTGGGGTGCACAAGAGCTCTGAGTTCGGTGTGTCCAGGGCTGCGCAGGAGCACGGGTCGGGTTCGGTTTTCCTTTGCCCGGCTGAGGTGCGGAGAAGGCAAGGGGCTCGGATCCCTCGCTGCAGAGGAACAGCTGGCCGGGACCCGGGGACGCCCGCGCTGACCATcggcccgccgccgccgctgccggcAGTAGTCCCGCCGTCATGGCCGACCACCTGATGCTCGCCGAGGGCTACAGCCGGGTGCCGAGGCCGCCACCTGCCGCGCCCGCCCATGGCCCTCACGCGCTTCGGACGCTGCAGCCCTACTCGGGCCCGGGCCTGGACAGCGGGTTGCGGCCGCGGGGCCCGCCGCCGCCTCCACCGGGGGCCCTGGCGTACGGGGCCTTCGGGCCGCCGCCTGCCTTCCAGCCCTTTCCGGCCGTGCCACCGCCGGCCGCTGGCAGCGCGCACCTGCAGCCCGTGGCGACGCTGTACCCGGGCCGCGCCACCGCGCCCCCCGGCGCCCCGGGAGGACCTCCGGGCCCGCAGCCGGTGCCCGGCGCCCCGGCCCCGCCACTGCCGCCGCCCGCGCACGCCCTGGGAGGCATGGACGCCGAACTCATCGACGAGGAGGCGCTGACGTCGCTGGAGCTCGAGCTCGGGCTGCACCGCGTGCGCGATCTGCCCGAGCTCTTCCTGGGCCAGAGCGAGTTTGACTGCTTCTCGGACTTGGGGTCGGCGCAGCCCGCCGGGTCGGTGAGCTGCTGAGCGAGGCCGGGCGCCTGCTGGCGTTCCCGAGAGAAGGAGGCCGGCCTGCCCGCCGGACTCCGCACCCAGCGCCTGGACCCCGCACGCACCCTCCGTGAGGGTGGAGGCAGCAGTTAGTGCACCGAGCCGACGCCGGGCTGGGACGCCTGGCCTCACTCCAGGCCCTGCCTCCTGCAGAATGACAGTTTGGGTTCATCTCTGCCCCGGAGCCTCAGCGGTAAAGTGAAGGGGACTGGACGCCCCCTTCCGGACTCCCAGTTCTTAGattctgtgtcctctcctctcGGACCCTCTCCCGCCCCAACCCCCAATCTGAGCCATCCCAGGCCTCTGCCTGATTCTCCCTTTCCTTGTGCAAACCACTGTGGTCACTGGGTGCCTGGAGCCGCCCACCCGCCAGGCCCCCAGCCCGCTGCCTGGGCCCTGAGGTCGCTGGGCCTCCCGCCCTGGGGAGGGGCAGAATGTACAGCCCTCACCCCTGCGGAGTGGAGCAATACCCCATCTGACCTCCAGCACCACAATAAAACTGGGTCACTTTCCAGTctggtgttttcatttccttataaCTCCAACTATATTTGGCTTCTAGAGTCCTGAGGCTGTTGGAGGCCCTGGGTGGGAAGGAGGACACAGCCCCTGGCAGTGGTCaggagaggaaactgacagtTTCTTTCGAAAATATCTGTGAGTTGTGCAATTGTTATGTCATAATCTGGAAGGCAGAGGCTGCCACCACCGGGTGGCAAGGTAACCCAAAGGACTTCccggctcctgggaggggtggggggagcttgGGGGTGCTGCCCTTACTGTTTGCTCAGCATGGAGGCTAGAGGGGAGCGGGGTGTACCTGAGGGTTCAGGTTCTGGCTTTGAACCGGAGCTCTCTCTCTTGTTCAAGACACCATCCATTGAGATTTCTGAAGCCATTTCCTCAGAGACAGATGGTCCCGGTCTTAGGTGGTTGTGAGGATCACATGCAACGTGAGGCCTTTAGCACAGTGCAAGACACCTAGGCAGCCCTCAGTAAGTGGTAATGATGATGATTCTACAATAATAATCATGCCCTCAAGGGGTCACAGTCCAAGTGGGAGTAGGGGGTGACAGGCCTGGAAATCAACTCATCTTGGTACAAGTAAGAGCGGGATGAGGACTAGAAAATAAGTAGGACAGCCTAGTGGGCAAACCCAGAGGAGGAAGTGGTTTCAGCTGGTGCAAGGGGTCAGGTCCGGTCAGGTTTCAGGGAGGCAGTGGTATTTGATGTGGTGAGAAGAGCCTTGAATGATGAGTACGTCTTTAGGACTTGGAGAAGATGGCATGCAAGTGGAGAGCCCACTCAAAGGCAGGGAGGCATACAAGTACAGGGCCTGTACGGGAAGGCATGGGGTCTCTAGAAAGGTCTAT carries:
- the CITED4 gene encoding cbp/p300-interacting transactivator 4, giving the protein MADHLMLAEGYSRVPRPPPAAPAHGPHALRTLQPYSGPGLDSGLRPRGPPPPPPGALAYGAFGPPPAFQPFPAVPPPAAGSAHLQPVATLYPGRATAPPGAPGGPPGPQPVPGAPAPPLPPPAHALGGMDAELIDEEALTSLELELGLHRVRDLPELFLGQSEFDCFSDLGSAQPAGSVSC